DNA from Alnus glutinosa chromosome 2, dhAlnGlut1.1, whole genome shotgun sequence:
gaGGTTGAATTATTAAAATCGCGTGCTTTTAAAAATGTACCTTTATGTTTGAAGCTTGAAAAACGCTAATTTTCTTTTAACCTTTttaaccattattttcttcaaacaCACTTTTAAATGAGAgacattttacaattttttttttttttttttttaacgaacaCACTCGCTCTCAATTAATTCAATGCTGTTATGTATTAATTCTTTAAGTAAATTTTCAGTGCATTAAATGTTTTCAAATAAGTTTGAGtgctttttttatgtttttatttaaaagagtATTTTAGTGTGACataaatgttaaaataattAGGAATGTTTtacgttgttttttttttaaaaaaaaaataataataataaaaaaatgaaaaagaaaataaattaacaagaaagcCGCCTTGTGGCTCAATTGAGAAAGAGGCGTCTTTCTAGTGTTGTCCAAAAACATTGGATTTGACTAATGTGGCAACGACCGAAAGAGCAAAACTTGACACCCTTATCAAATAAGGAGAAAGCATCGTAGAAGACAAAAATTTGTGTTAATCTTTTAACTTCCCCTTTTTGGCTCTCTTCTTTCATGTTGGGGTtgatttcttacttttttttttttttttttttttttcgagtctTGTCTTCACTTGAAGAAGAAAGCGTTTAACAAAAAAGAGAATTACCATTGTTAACACAGCCACgctattattatttgattttttttaaaaaaaaaaaaaattctcaaatttccATTTTGATTTAATTGGCCCATTGAACTCCCAtgatcaaacaaaaaaagaaaaagaaaaaagaaaatgctggACATATCAATATTATTGTGCAATTGATATGCAGCTGTGTCTATTTCATATACAACAATAGAATTACGTATAGTGTAATTATACCACGTAATATTGTCTATGAGATGCTTATCGATTCACTTAGCATAAACACTTGCCATAAAtaaagagatttttttaaaaaaaaaaaaaaaattggattggaAGAATCTTTTCAGATTGAGAGATGTTTTTAGAATATATAATTCTCACgtacatttttaatatgattaacaaaatatatatgattcgtccaacccaatttgaaggaaaattttatccTAAATAAAATCTCATTTAAGATAAGCAATAAAATagatgggtaaaaaaaaaaaacccatctctTTTATGCGTATTATATTTAGATTAATGGTAATGCTagaatttacatttttaaaagtgTCTGTTTGAACTAAGGTGTCTGCATTGTGgattaaaaatgtagtttctgacattactctatttttatcccacaatgctGACGTGAAAGTCACAACCAAccatcgatttttttttttttttaatgactcaTCCAAAGGTTAGCTATGACTCaacattataagataaaaatatagtttatagcattactcttttgttTATGTTCTCCCATGAGCGTGAtgaataagagtaatgttagaaattatatttttatttaataatatggACGTAGTTGTCTTAATCCATCattgaatcaatttttttttaaaaacaaaaattaaaaataagatgagataaaaatattatatatatatatatatataaataaataaaataaaaaggaggaGTGGCGCGCCCCATGAATCAGAAGTGAGGTGAGCACCCCTTTACAGTTTACAGACACAATTTTgatgaaaacaaagaagaataaaatagtGGAAGAGGGTTTTGTTGGAGGGGGAATATGAATATCCAAAGATGGAAGAGGCCTTTTCTAATATCTATTGCCTTCActttgctttgctttgcttGTGAAGTTGGCTTTGGATTACTCTTATTATCCTGTCTCCCGCAAAAGCCCATATAACAACGCGACGAAAAATAACGGAAATAAACTTTTCCAAGAAAATTATTGTTCTTGTTGTTGTGATTAGGATTACTATTGctccctctctatctctctctctctctccctcgttTCGATCGGATCTGAAGCACCACTTCAGAGGAACAGAAAGACACCCCCCCCCACTACCCACCAAAGGTTGTTTCACTTTCTTTGTAAAGGTTTTGGGTTCTCTCTGAGTGTTCCAACTGTCATGAAGGATTGCTTGCTCTGCATTGTACCCTCTCTTCTCTGATCAGGTATACCCTTTAtgactttcttttttggttctttgaTTGTGGGTTTTCTTGCTTTGATGCTTGTTTAGTTGCGGAGAGATtatagggaaagaaaaagaagggaaagtCTAGTTATTTGTATTTTGCTCCAAATGAATGGAGGTGTTGGTTTTCTTCGTTGCCAAACAATCAAACTTGGAGCTTGATTGTTTTGTCAAAATTctagtttcttttcttttacttcatttTCCCAGCAACCAAAAGGGGCATATTTAGGTTATTGGGAAGCTTCTTGATGGCGGCGTTGGAGTGTTAAAGCAATGTAATTTTTCTTGGGTCTTCATGTGATACTATTGacttttttatgcttttgaCATAATTTGTGTATTAATTACGTTCAATATCTTGATTCTCGAGTCAGGTATGGGTTATCTTGTTTTTTTCTCAGGTCAGCTATAGGTTTCTTGTTTTCTCCGCAATCTTGGGGATTTTCATTAATGGTATGGAATTTTTGTGTAATGGGTCTCCGGAAATCCTGTCAAGTTtgtatttatttgaatttgcaTACAGGGTTATTCAAATTCATGCCTTTGTTTCAACCACATGGTCATAAAAACAGCTTTTCCTTGTTTCAAAATTTAGAAAGCCATTTAAGTCAGAAGATTTCGTAATTAATGGCTTTGACATAATATCTGCATGAGGGGGGGTTTATCAGTTATCATTTCAACGGCTACATCTCACAAAATCACTGTGCTTAGTCTGGATTCTCGTGTGACAGTGCCTGTGTGAAATTGCTGAATGGAGTCACGTACTGATGGAGTTAATTCTTTATCAAAGACTCAGAATTTGGCAATAGGCAACAACCCTCCAAGATCTGGGACTCCTCGCTCCTCTCGTCCTGCATCTCCAAAACAAACTAGAAATGAAGTGGCTTCTTCCAATTCCTATGATACTGCTCATAATAATGGCATGAAGACGACCAGCCTTCCAAATGGCTATGTGATTAATCAAAAGCCTTCCTACAAGGCAGCCCAAGAAGAATCTCCCAGTACGGTGAATCGCTTTTACAACTCAGATAAGGGGAAATTCGAATATGCTGGCCCCAATGATGTTCATTGTAAAGCAGTTGAAACTTCTCATGAGGAGAAGGTTTCTGCTGTGAAAATGAAATCTTCTATCAAGAATCCCATTAATGGAGGTGCCGCACAAGTAAGCAGCCACTTAACATCTCAGTCAGCAGTAACCTTATATCCAAGTCCTCAGAACAGTCTCTATGCAGCCACCCTGTATTCGGAAGCCAAACAGAGTTTCACAAATACGGAAGTTAGTGAATGTACAAGCAGCATTGAGAAGTCTGGTGAAAGTGGCGAAGTTACTAATTCTTGCGATTTCGTCGAGAGCAGGAAGACCAGCATCTATAGAGGCAGCACTGGCAGTGACATTAGCGATGAGAGCAGCTCCAGTAGTTTAAGCAGTGCTATGTACAAGCCCCACAAGGCAAATGATGTAAGATGGGAAGCCATTCAAGTCGTTCGATCTCGTGATGGGATGTTGGAAATGAAACATTTTAGATTGTTGAGGAGACTGGGATGTGGAGACATAGGCAGTGTTTATCTATCAGAGTTGACTGGCACTAAAACTTATTTTGCCATGAAGGTGATGGATAAAGCAGCTCTGGCAAGTCGCAAGAAACTTCTGAGAGCTCAGACGGAAAGAGAAATACTGCAATCTTTGGATCATCCATTCCTACCAACATTGTATTCACATTTTGAGACAGAGAAGTTCTCTTGCTTGGTAATGGAGTTCTGTCCTGGTGGAGACCTGCATGCACTAAGGCAAAGACAACCTGGGAAGTATTTTCCAGAGCATTCTGCCAGGTTAGGAATTATTTTCTcctccttttcctttccctgtTGCTCTAATGACTAACACAATGCATTTGAATTTATACAAACTGTCAACAGTCTAATGCCTTACCATTACAACAATTATATTTATACTAATACTAgtagtgagaaaaaaaatttgttggttcTCTTAACATTATGCAGGAAAATTAATGAGTCCAATTCCAGTTAACACTGCCTTTCTCGAACCTAATGTCTCAGTAGACTCTCTTTTcatgttgtttttattttaaataataccGAAATATCTCAGTGGACTTTGCACCAGACTTCAGTGGTGTAAAAAGACTCGTTCTCATAGTTTGGCTGGCTATGTTAAGAGGCATCATCTTTGACTATAGAAACCTTGGAGAGATGTGATACTTTTGGCTTTAGAGCTGCAAACACTAACTTGATAATACTAATCAtttgtacttatcaaaaaaataatactaatcATTTGTGTCTAGTGGGTCATGCAAAATCTttgagaaaaacaacttttttttcgtagattttcttgtaattttattaaaagtttaTAGGTTATTTTGGTGACTTTACTAGTGGTGCCCCTCCCCAAAAATAATCTCAGTCCAATCCGGCTTTCTATCTTCTCCCCTGGTTCCCACCTGCATGAAGTTGGtattacaccttttttttttcaactactTCAACCTTTTTTATGATCTCTTTCAAACTCAATTCCCCTTCCCTTTTCTTCATCATGCTGATTTTGGCATTCATAAGTAGTGCTCATTTTATGATTTTGCCCTAAGTTATTTTAATTCTTGGGTGCCAATCTTTTTGCATTAACTCAACTCCTGCCTTCCTTTCGCAATGTCATCATATGAAGGTTGGCTTGTCTATACATGTGGCAAAGTATAAGTTGGGTCAGGTTTTGCTTTTGGATGTAAAATTTGACCTATACTGACCCAACTGAAGttttatactatatatactttttctttttattttagggttttcaaaatCTAAACCCCAAAATTCTTCTAGAAATAAGTTGAGATCATAGATGTAAGGAAAGGGTGGGTTTGTCTATTTTGTTATGGGGCTGTCGAGGCAGTGTTGTATTGAGTCCAAATTGTTTGAGTTGGTGGTGGAGGGTGGGTTTTCAATTTTACGGATTATTGAAAGGAGCAAGGGTATCGTTCGATCAATCAACTTGGGCAAAGCCAATATTTCTTGGTTGTTAGCCAGCATAGATGATTTGGTCCTAGAGGAGTGGGCGAAGGTGTTCTAGAGACGCTCCGGAGTTGGAATTCCAGTTCTCCTCACCTAGCGTTGATCGAATAAGCATGGGCGGTTCTTGGTTGTGGCGGTACGGTGGAGGTAGACggaagggctttatcattgtGTCTAAAGGTAGGGGTGGTATAGGATGGATGTCCTTCGCCTCTGAGTTGCAGATggctctttttttaaaaagaaacaattgTCGCATGCTGGTGGGTCAGCTAGGAGATGTAACGACAAGTGTTCGTTGTTGGGTTTGGGCGGTAGTGAGTCGGTGCCGTTGTTGAAGTCTCCGGTGGAGGAGGTGGGGACCAGGTCGTATGTGGAGATGCTTGAGGGACTGAGGAAGCTTCTGGCATCGTCCTCACCCTTGAGGGGTATAGTTGGAAATTATGTTGTGTTTGCACCAATGGGATAGATTGTGACTAGGCAGGTGGCATCTGGGTTTGCATTTGCATTTGGGGGTCAGTAAATCCCCCTTCTTTTGTTGATGGAGTCTGCTCGAGGGAAGGCAAAGGACTTTTGGATGATGTTTTTGACTTTTGTTCCCTAAAAGAGATGTTATATCTTCTATAAGAGTTGGTCATTCAGTGAAAAAACTTCGTGCACTTGTCCCCCTCCCTTAGCCACAATGCCCtagatttctgcctccaactcTTTTCCTCCATGAGAGCGAACCTCGCCAAATCACGTATAACTTTTGTCTTCCTTGCTCTCTCCTCGTCACGTAAGGCACTTTTCTTCAACAAGATCAAGACCTCATAACTCTTCCAAAATAAGCTTTTTCTACCTCTCTATATTGCCAAACAACTCCTCATTCCAGcttcgtaaatcatttttcaaagcCACACATTTAAGAATTCCACCACTGTTTCACCCTATCGACAAAAA
Protein-coding regions in this window:
- the LOC133859898 gene encoding protein kinase PVPK-1-like; protein product: MESRTDGVNSLSKTQNLAIGNNPPRSGTPRSSRPASPKQTRNEVASSNSYDTAHNNGMKTTSLPNGYVINQKPSYKAAQEESPSTVNRFYNSDKGKFEYAGPNDVHCKAVETSHEEKVSAVKMKSSIKNPINGGAAQVSSHLTSQSAVTLYPSPQNSLYAATLYSEAKQSFTNTEVSECTSSIEKSGESGEVTNSCDFVESRKTSIYRGSTGSDISDESSSSSLSSAMYKPHKANDVRWEAIQVVRSRDGMLEMKHFRLLRRLGCGDIGSVYLSELTGTKTYFAMKVMDKAALASRKKLLRAQTEREILQSLDHPFLPTLYSHFETEKFSCLVMEFCPGGDLHALRQRQPGKYFPEHSARFYVAEVLLALEYLHMLGIIYRDLKPENVLVREDGHIMLSDFDLSLRCAVCPTLVRSSNSSLETKNSGYCVQPSCIEPTCVIQPDCIQPACFAPRFFSSKTKKEKKNKPKNETCHQVSPLPELMAEPTNARSMSFVGTHEYLAPEIIKGEGHGSAVDWWTFGIFLYELLFGKTPFKGAGNRATLFNVVGQPLRFPESPSVSFAARDLIRGLLVKEPQHRLAYRRGATEVKQHPFFQSVNWALIRCTSPPEVPRQVVMDFPTRTDVPKAPTTEVPGVDVKPSGNYLEIDFF